One window of Dyadobacter sandarakinus genomic DNA carries:
- a CDS encoding sugar MFS transporter, whose translation MAVRVDSLTRTETNISVFLIGVMFFIFGFISWVNSILIPYFKIACELTSFQAYLVAFAFYIAYFVMSVPSSYLLRAVGFKKGMMFGFWAMALGAFIFVPAAMTRTYEVFLLGLFTIGIGLAILQTAANPYITILGAKERAAQRISIMGICNKAAGILSPIVFAAVILRPTDTDLFAQLGSMTDVEKSSALDELIRRVIKPYIGLGSFLFVLGFLVYKSPLPEIDTEHESEAIATANAGKTSIFQFPHLILGALAIFLHVGTQVIAIDTIIGYANSMGIDLLEAKVFPSYTLFCTICGYLIGITVIPKYISQVNALRICTLLGTAFTLLIIFTKGQVNFLGHTTDISIWFVVLLGLANSLVWAGIWPLALDDLGRFTKLGASIMIMGLCGNAIMPLFYGYFADQFDVRQAYWVLLPCYLYLVYYAVAGHKLRRWRFND comes from the coding sequence ATGGCAGTAAGAGTCGACAGCCTCACCCGCACGGAAACCAATATTTCTGTTTTCCTGATCGGGGTGATGTTTTTCATATTTGGCTTTATTTCGTGGGTGAATTCCATTCTTATTCCCTACTTCAAAATTGCCTGCGAGCTGACCAGCTTTCAGGCTTACCTGGTCGCATTTGCGTTTTACATTGCGTATTTCGTGATGTCGGTACCGTCGTCGTATTTGCTCCGGGCAGTGGGTTTTAAAAAAGGAATGATGTTCGGTTTTTGGGCGATGGCTTTGGGTGCATTCATCTTTGTGCCGGCGGCGATGACGCGCACTTATGAGGTTTTCCTGCTCGGCTTGTTTACGATCGGGATCGGACTCGCGATTTTGCAAACAGCTGCCAATCCATACATTACCATTTTGGGCGCGAAGGAACGTGCGGCGCAGCGGATCAGCATTATGGGCATTTGTAACAAGGCAGCGGGTATTCTGTCACCCATTGTTTTTGCTGCGGTAATCCTCCGACCTACGGATACGGATCTTTTTGCGCAGCTCGGCTCCATGACGGATGTTGAAAAAAGCAGTGCGCTGGATGAGCTGATCCGACGGGTAATCAAGCCCTACATCGGGCTGGGCAGCTTTTTGTTTGTGCTGGGTTTTCTGGTTTACAAATCTCCCCTGCCCGAGATTGATACCGAGCACGAAAGCGAAGCCATTGCCACGGCCAATGCAGGCAAAACGAGCATTTTTCAATTCCCGCACCTCATCCTCGGCGCGCTGGCGATCTTCCTCCATGTGGGTACACAGGTCATCGCGATCGACACCATTATCGGTTACGCCAATTCCATGGGCATCGATTTGCTCGAAGCGAAGGTGTTTCCATCCTACACTTTGTTCTGTACGATTTGTGGGTATCTGATCGGCATTACAGTCATTCCAAAATACATCAGTCAGGTGAATGCATTGCGCATCTGCACGCTGCTGGGAACTGCATTTACATTACTGATCATTTTTACAAAAGGTCAGGTTAATTTTCTTGGCCACACCACGGATATTTCGATCTGGTTTGTGGTGCTGCTGGGACTGGCCAACTCGCTGGTTTGGGCCGGAATATGGCCGCTGGCACTGGATGATCTGGGCCGCTTTACCAAACTTGGCGCTTCCATTATGATCATGGGACTATGCGGCAATGCAATCATGCCGCTGTTTTACGGCTATTTCGCAGATCAGTTCGATGTGCGGCAGGCCTATTGGGTTCTGCTGCCTTGCTATTTGTATCTGGTGTATTATGCAGTGGCAGGGCATAAGTTGAGACGCTGGCGCTTCAATGACTGA
- the nagA gene encoding N-acetylglucosamine-6-phosphate deacetylase: MKLKITNATIITPYRYIRNGTVIVENGVILGIHQGNIDFLDAETIDAAGNYVAPGFIDLHIHGGGNHDFMDGSVEAFLGIAETHAKYGTTAMVPTTLTSEKEDLLETLDLYEKANALNTKGAQFLGMHLEGPYFALSQRGAQDPRYIRNPDPAEYEEVLAYSSSIARWSAAPELPGAIDFGKRLKQKGILAAVAHTDAIYEDVLEAYENGYTLATHLYSAMSGVTRRNAFRYAGTIESAFLLDMDVEIIADGLHLPAPLLKLIYKIKGPDRIALITDAMRAAGMPEGESTLGSLKNGLKVIVEDGVAKLPDRTSFAGSVSTADRLVRNMVQMADVSLLDAVRMMSATPARIMGVDGSKGTLVAGKDADIVIFNENIEVQTTIVRGKVIYQKEKNTI; this comes from the coding sequence ATGAAATTAAAAATCACCAACGCCACCATCATCACCCCCTACCGCTACATCCGCAATGGTACTGTAATCGTGGAAAATGGTGTGATACTAGGCATACATCAAGGAAACATCGATTTCCTTGATGCCGAAACCATTGATGCTGCCGGCAACTACGTTGCCCCTGGCTTTATCGATCTGCATATTCATGGTGGTGGAAACCATGATTTTATGGATGGCAGCGTGGAGGCATTTTTGGGAATTGCTGAGACGCATGCGAAATATGGCACGACGGCCATGGTACCCACAACGTTGACCAGCGAAAAAGAGGATCTGCTGGAAACACTGGATTTATACGAAAAGGCAAATGCATTGAATACGAAGGGTGCCCAATTTCTGGGGATGCACTTGGAAGGCCCTTATTTCGCATTGAGCCAGCGGGGTGCGCAGGATCCCCGCTACATCCGGAACCCTGATCCGGCGGAGTATGAAGAGGTGCTTGCCTACTCGTCGTCGATCGCCAGATGGAGTGCCGCCCCAGAGCTGCCGGGGGCGATTGATTTTGGTAAAAGGTTAAAACAAAAAGGCATCCTGGCCGCTGTGGCGCACACGGATGCGATTTATGAAGATGTGCTGGAAGCTTACGAAAATGGCTATACGCTGGCGACACATTTATACTCGGCCATGTCGGGCGTGACGCGGCGGAATGCATTCCGGTATGCGGGGACGATTGAAAGTGCTTTTTTGCTGGATATGGATGTAGAGATCATCGCCGATGGCTTGCATTTGCCTGCTCCGCTTTTAAAATTGATTTACAAAATAAAAGGCCCCGATCGCATTGCCCTGATCACCGACGCCATGCGCGCCGCCGGGATGCCCGAAGGTGAAAGTACACTTGGTTCGCTGAAAAACGGCCTGAAAGTGATCGTGGAGGATGGCGTGGCCAAGCTGCCCGACCGGACGTCATTTGCAGGGAGTGTCTCCACCGCCGATCGGCTTGTCAGAAATATGGTGCAGATGGCGGATGTGTCGCTGCTGGATGCCGTGCGGATGATGAGCGCTACGCCGGCACGCATCATGGGCGTGGACGGTAGCAAAGGTACACTGGTGGCCGGGAAGGATGCAGACATCGTCATTTTCAACGAAAATATTGAAGTCCAGACCACCATCGTGCGTGGAAAGGTCATTTACCAGAAAGAAAAAAATACCATTTAA